Part of the Grimontia kaedaensis genome is shown below.
TTCAGCAACCTGTCGACAGGCCCGATTGCTTCATATCAATGGGATTTCGGTGATGGCCGCTCTTCTTCTCAGCAGAGTCCGTCACACACTTATGCGACAAGTGGGACTTATTCCGTCTCGTTGACAGTCGCTGATAGCAAGGGGAACAGTGACGTTGCGGTTAATACGGTAACGGTGTCTGATTCAGACAGTTCATGTTCAGTTGCCGCTTGGGATCCCAACAAGAGCTATGCTTCCGGTGATGTTGTGAGTTTTCAAGGTAAAACATATAAAGCAACTTGGTGGTCTACTGGCGCACAACCAGATATCTACCCCCAAGTCTGGTCTGTAAACGGAGACTGCCAAACATTACCGGGAGATAACCTCCCTCCTGTTGCGGATTTCAACTTCTCCGCTTCAGGGCTCACCATTAGCTTCCAGAGCACATCGACCGATGATACAGGCATTGTTAGCCACACATGGCAGTTTGGGGACGGCACTGAGTCATCAGAAAAAAGCCCGACGCATACTTACCAACAGCAAGGTAGCTATGAAGTAAAGCTTATTGTGGCTGATACCAAGGGAGTGACCGACGAGAAAATCACCACGATTGTGGTTTCCAACGATAATCCGACAACAGAGTGCTATCCCGTTTGGCAGTCAGGTATGGTTTACAGCAGTGGAGAGCGCGTTTCCCATAAAGGCAGTGCGTATGAAGCAAAATGGTGGACGCAAAATGAAGAGCCTGGTACAACGGGCGAGTGGGGAGTTTGGGAGAACTTGGGGCCTTGTTCTTAACTCTGTAAATTAAAAAAGAGCAGCTTGGCTGCTCTTTTTTACTGGCTGTTCAAGGGCTTAATATATCACTGAGCCTTAATAAGAACGGAAGTATCCATTCGACCAAAACCTTGAACTTGGAGGCGGGCGTATTTTTCGTCTACTTCTTTGGTCAATGGCAGTTCGAGACCTTTGTCTGCCGCTTCATCCAAACAAATTCCCAAATCTTTGCGCATCCAGTCGATAGCAAATCCAAAATCGAATTTGTCCTGCGCCATAGTAACAGCACGGTTTTCCATCTGCCACGAACCCGCCGCTCCGTGCTTAAGCACATTGACCATTTGTTCGATATCCAAACCCGATGCTTGAGCCAGAATTAGCGCTTCACTCAATCCTTGCAAGATACCCGTGATGCAAATTTGATTGGCCATTTTACAGCGCTGACCCTGACCATTTTTACCCATCAAAACGGCTTGCTTGGCATAAGCATCAATCACTGGTTTCACCGCATCAAATACTATCTGGTCGCCGCCACACATCACAGTCAATACACCGTTTTCTGCACCTGCCTGACCGCCTGAGACTGGCGCGTCAATAAAGTGCACTTTTTTCTCCTGACACGCTTCGGCGAGTTCTTCAGCCAACGTTGCGGATGTAGTGGTGTGATCCACCAGCACACTCCCTGCTTTCATACTGGCCAGTACGCCATCATCACCAAAAATCACACTGCGGACATCATTATCATTGCCAACACACACAAATACCACATCACAGCCTTGTGCTGCCTCACGTGGCGTAACAGCGAAGTCAGCTTTGTATTCATCTGCCCAGGCTTGAGCTTTCGCAGTGGTACGATTGAAAACGGTTGTGTTAAACCCAGCATTTTTGAGATGGCCTGCCATCGGATAGCCCATAACGCCGAGACCGATAAATGCGACTTTTTCCTGAGCCATGATGACTTCTCCTTTTGGTATTCGTTGATGTCCATAATGGAGGTTGTTTAACTATTTCTTGAGCGACTATAATTGCATCAATTGCCATATGTCAATTTTAAATAATGACACAATTAAGCTATTTCAATCATTCGCACCTTTGATCATAATTTAGTCCATGCCACGAGCAGACACAGGAAGACCTTTTTGAGTGAAACCAAATTCAAATACATTGCCAATCAGATAACCTCTCGAATCGAGCAAGGTATTTATGCTGCAAGGGCCAGACTACCGCCTCACAGAGAATTGGCCAAAGAACTTGGCACCACGCCAGCCACCGTTTCAAAAGCCTATAAGCTACTGTCGGAATTTGGACGCGTTAAATCATTTGTTGGGCGTGGCACCTTCGTTCGGGACAAGTCTGCTCTTAGTCAGGTTATCCAACCTCAGCATCAGGAATTAGATTTTAACTTTTCTATTCTCCAGCCCTGATTGGGTTTGAACCTCAATGCACTTACCGAGGCATATTCTCAGACAGCTGAAACCCTAACAAAACCTGGGGACACCATTGCAGTCGAA
Proteins encoded:
- a CDS encoding NAD(P)-dependent oxidoreductase; this encodes MAQEKVAFIGLGVMGYPMAGHLKNAGFNTTVFNRTTAKAQAWADEYKADFAVTPREAAQGCDVVFVCVGNDNDVRSVIFGDDGVLASMKAGSVLVDHTTTSATLAEELAEACQEKKVHFIDAPVSGGQAGAENGVLTVMCGGDQIVFDAVKPVIDAYAKQAVLMGKNGQGQRCKMANQICITGILQGLSEALILAQASGLDIEQMVNVLKHGAAGSWQMENRAVTMAQDKFDFGFAIDWMRKDLGICLDEAADKGLELPLTKEVDEKYARLQVQGFGRMDTSVLIKAQ